The following coding sequences are from one Candidatus Krumholzibacteriia bacterium window:
- a CDS encoding NADH-quinone oxidoreductase subunit C codes for MAMDLQTIVDRLHDVVRHDAVVVVDTESVQPSITVRADLVGDVARCLHQELGFDRLLNVSGVDHEGYDDNGKGKHRKIAKYAEDGSVEAVTEPATGDFSVVYHVQNFSTRELLTLRARVPRETPVVQTVTSVWSTALWGERETYDMYGIEFEGHPDLRRILLPEDWVGHPLRKDYEMPARYHDVPLEGLPLSVRQQQEAEAEASRNGGDAQ; via the coding sequence ATGGCCATGGATCTCCAGACGATCGTCGACCGCCTGCACGACGTGGTCCGTCACGACGCGGTGGTCGTCGTCGACACCGAGTCGGTCCAACCGTCGATCACGGTGCGCGCGGATCTGGTGGGCGACGTGGCGCGCTGCCTCCATCAGGAGCTGGGCTTCGATCGCCTGCTGAACGTGTCGGGCGTCGATCACGAAGGCTACGACGACAACGGCAAGGGCAAGCACCGCAAGATCGCCAAGTACGCCGAGGACGGCTCGGTCGAGGCGGTCACCGAGCCCGCCACCGGCGATTTCAGTGTGGTCTACCACGTGCAGAACTTCTCGACGCGCGAGCTGCTGACCCTGCGGGCGCGTGTTCCGCGTGAGACACCCGTCGTGCAGACGGTGACCTCGGTCTGGTCCACGGCCCTGTGGGGCGAGCGTGAGACCTACGACATGTACGGGATCGAATTCGAAGGCCACCCCGATCTGCGCCGGATCCTTCTTCCGGAGGACTGGGTAGGCCACCCCCTGCGCAAGGACTACGAGATGCCGGCCCGCTACCACGACGTGCCGCTCGAGGGGTTGCCCCTCTCGGTGCGTCAGCAGCAGGAAGCGGAAGCCGAGGCGTCGAGGAACGGAGGCGACGCGCAGTGA
- the ndhC gene encoding NADH-quinone oxidoreductase subunit A produces the protein MLTHFATVFVFLCLGVGLILVTQAISQLLRPKRLYDFKQRVYECGEEAEGSPWVRFNIRFYLVALFFIIFDVELIFMIPWAVAFNDMLTEIGVLAFAEMAIFVAILVLGLAYVWRKGDLDWVKVLAPREREELRPLSRFSSPGRTGPVGGERELEGADVR, from the coding sequence GTGCTGACGCACTTCGCGACCGTCTTCGTCTTCCTGTGTCTGGGTGTCGGGCTGATCCTCGTGACCCAGGCGATCTCCCAGCTGCTGCGGCCGAAGCGGCTGTACGACTTCAAGCAGCGGGTCTACGAGTGCGGTGAAGAAGCCGAGGGATCTCCGTGGGTCCGGTTCAACATCCGGTTCTACCTGGTCGCGCTGTTCTTCATCATCTTCGACGTCGAGCTGATCTTCATGATTCCATGGGCGGTCGCGTTCAACGACATGCTCACCGAGATCGGCGTGCTGGCCTTCGCGGAAATGGCGATCTTCGTCGCCATCCTCGTGCTGGGCCTGGCCTACGTGTGGCGGAAGGGCGATCTGGACTGGGTGAAGGTCCTGGCACCGCGCGAGCGCGAAGAGCTGCGGCCCCTGTCGCGCTTCAGCTCGCCGGGACGGACGGGTCCGGTCGGCGGTGAACGCGAACTGGAGGGCGCAGATGTCCGCTGA
- a CDS encoding NADH-quinone oxidoreductase subunit B family protein, with the protein MSADRKSPRTQPEPAFNVVGDRIGDDRENLLDFDVDEQLQQVAEPSSGNVVLAKLEDLFRWGQLSSIWPMTFGLACCAIEMMSAAGTRYDFDRFGAGAMRATPRQTDLMIVSGTVTAKMATRLKRLYDQMPDPKWVIAMGSCAIGGGPYFKYGYHVVKGVDMMVPVDVYVPGCPPRPEVLLDGLMRLQDKIRGRKGDRLVKPKWVDDYIHKIPE; encoded by the coding sequence ATGTCCGCTGATCGAAAGTCTCCGCGCACGCAACCCGAACCCGCCTTCAACGTCGTCGGCGACCGGATCGGTGACGACCGCGAGAACCTTCTCGACTTCGACGTCGACGAGCAGCTCCAACAGGTGGCCGAACCGAGCAGCGGCAACGTGGTGCTCGCGAAGCTCGAGGACCTGTTCCGTTGGGGTCAGCTCTCGAGTATCTGGCCCATGACCTTCGGCCTGGCCTGCTGCGCGATCGAGATGATGTCCGCCGCGGGGACTCGCTACGACTTCGACCGCTTCGGAGCCGGTGCCATGCGCGCCACGCCGCGGCAGACCGACCTGATGATCGTGTCGGGCACGGTCACCGCGAAGATGGCCACGCGTCTGAAGCGTCTGTACGACCAGATGCCCGACCCCAAGTGGGTGATCGCCATGGGCAGTTGTGCCATCGGCGGTGGTCCCTACTTCAAGTACGGCTATCACGTGGTCAAGGGTGTCGACATGATGGTTCCCGTCGACGTCTACGTTCCGGGTTGTCCGCCGCGGCCCGAGGTGCTGCTCGACGGTCTCATGCGACTGCAGGACAAGATCCGCGGCCGCAAGGGCGACCGCCTGGTCAAGCCGAAGTGGGTCGACGACTACATCCACAAGATCCCGGAGTAG
- a CDS encoding NADH-quinone oxidoreductase subunit D — MSDSNVRFETATPIGDRAKPIKSELLHINMGPQHPSTHGVLRLFITTDGEMVHSVTPYIGYLHRCAEKIAEGNTYHQYVIYTDRMDYLAAMNCNWGWCYAVEKLMESTGIGVEVPEYAEYVRVIIGELNRIASHLIAFGTYGLDVGALTPFFYAMREREAILNIFEKVCGARLMYSYYDIGGVKWDIPPDAIEEIELFVKLFPKKLDEYNRLLTENKIFVERTANVGVVDRDTAIDYGCTGPVLRGAGVDWDLRRDETYSIYDRFDFDVPVGTGAVGTLGDCWDRYWVRMEEMAQSVRIIEQALAQLPSDGEVMAKMPRTLKIPPGEIFVRTEAPKGEMGFHVISDGGPEPFRAKTRSPAFHNLHVIEKIGPGQMISDLCATIGSLDLVLGEIDR; from the coding sequence GTGAGTGATTCCAACGTGAGGTTCGAGACCGCGACCCCCATCGGCGATCGAGCCAAGCCGATCAAGAGCGAACTCCTGCACATCAACATGGGTCCGCAGCACCCGTCGACCCACGGCGTGCTCCGGCTGTTCATCACCACCGATGGCGAGATGGTCCACTCGGTGACGCCCTATATCGGCTACCTGCATCGCTGTGCGGAGAAGATCGCCGAGGGGAACACGTATCATCAGTACGTGATCTACACCGATCGCATGGACTACCTGGCGGCCATGAACTGCAACTGGGGTTGGTGCTACGCGGTCGAGAAGCTCATGGAGTCGACCGGGATCGGCGTGGAGGTCCCCGAGTACGCCGAATACGTGCGCGTGATCATCGGTGAACTGAACCGGATCGCGAGCCATCTGATCGCCTTCGGGACCTACGGTCTCGACGTCGGCGCGCTGACGCCCTTCTTCTACGCCATGCGTGAGCGCGAGGCGATCCTGAACATCTTCGAGAAGGTCTGCGGCGCCCGGTTGATGTACAGCTACTACGACATCGGCGGGGTGAAGTGGGACATCCCCCCCGACGCCATCGAGGAGATCGAGCTCTTCGTGAAGCTGTTCCCGAAGAAGCTCGACGAGTACAACCGCTTGCTCACCGAGAACAAGATCTTCGTCGAGCGTACCGCCAATGTCGGAGTCGTCGACCGCGACACGGCCATCGACTACGGCTGCACCGGACCGGTGCTCCGCGGCGCCGGCGTCGATTGGGACCTGCGCCGCGACGAGACCTATTCGATCTACGACCGCTTCGACTTCGACGTCCCGGTCGGTACGGGGGCCGTGGGCACCCTGGGCGACTGCTGGGACCGCTACTGGGTCCGCATGGAAGAAATGGCCCAGAGCGTGCGGATCATCGAGCAGGCGCTCGCGCAATTGCCGAGCGACGGCGAGGTCATGGCGAAGATGCCGCGCACGCTGAAGATCCCGCCCGGCGAGATCTTCGTGCGCACCGAAGCCCCGAAGGGCGAGATGGGCTTCCACGTGATCAGCGACGGCGGCCCCGAACCCTTCCGGGCCAAGACCCGCAGCCCGGCGTTCCACAATCTTCACGTGATCGAGAAGATCGGGCCCGGTCAGATGATCAGCGATCTGTGTGCGACGATCGGGTCGTTGGACCTGGTCCTGGGAGAGATCGACCGAT